A window of Diabrotica virgifera virgifera chromosome 9, PGI_DIABVI_V3a contains these coding sequences:
- the LOC126891173 gene encoding E3 SUMO-protein ligase KIAA1586-like has product MDNSKPKQKTLTSFFSASVKRELNTLGLPKGTKQDKSNVVSVDELAIGNSLNKNEQISEPSTSTNKEKETKWPDVWTGEMWTRKKETYPWIDCKEGKLGCKVCFEVTTMGAFKKEHVSLSHEWRTFQVSCYGSNRTNQLKSLRKKIIEHKQSKAHSTAQAIVESSHKNPITQLVDSANTAHMESTKAIFRSAYYIAKNDRPYNDHFGLLELQKLNGVDIGVGLHSRYSAVEIIDHISKEMKLRILNKVKEVSGKISIIIDESTSISSKSVLIIYLKCEISKEKSPNILFLDLVELPDQRAESVFNSTLKCLEQYGFDNGYLKQNLVSFTSDGASVMLGKHSGVAKRFSTLYPDIIVWHCLNHRLELAIGDAVSEVAGVNHFQIFMDKLYSLYSASPKNKRELKDCAQELDIQMNKIGRVLSTRWVASSFRTVSAVWFGFQALANHFSKAINESDRTSTEKSKYSGLLNRLTSQSFLLNLAFMFDILAELALLSESLENRNTSIVYADKLINRSVRYLEHLKEKPGTKVLEAQIAIKEGNFASVVLKTNPKIVSFNGQQLISSVINNLKQRMFVTTFDGEAQYEDLINSFKVLEPEYWPTCIPPSFGQTQVEQLCKRFKLNVNKAVSAYRDYLDNSRQVPDGLQELLNCTKIIPCSSADCERGFSCMNNMVTPSRNALTVAHVSSLMFIKIQGPPLQEWQPETYVTKWLRSHRSADDSRTRVAENPKKNAKKDAFWHLL; this is encoded by the coding sequence ATGGATAACTCTAAACCTAAACAAAAAACTTTAACCTCATTTTTTAGTGCGTCGGTGAAACGTGAACTAAACACGTTAGGCCTACCTAAAGGAACCAAGCAAGATAAATCCAATGTTGTTTCGGTTGATGAATTAGCGATTGGAAACTCTTTAAATAAAAACGAACAAATAAGTGAACCCAGCACATCAACGAATAAGGAAAAAGAAACAAAATGGCCTGACGTTTGGACAGGAGAGATGTGGACTCGTAAGAAGGAAACTTATCCTTGGATAGATTGCAAAGAAGGTAAATTAGGCTGCAAAGTTTGTTTTGAAGTCACAACTATGGGTGCTTTTAAGAAAGAACACGTTTCTTTAAGTCATGAGTGGCGCACATTTCAAGTTAGCTGTTACGGCTCAAACCGAACTAACCAGCTCAAATcacttagaaaaaaaattatagagcacAAACAGTCCAAAGCACATAGTACTGCTCAGGCCATTGTTGAATCCTCTCATAAAAATCCTATTACGCAATTAGTTGATTCTGCAAATACAGCTCACATGGAATCAACTAAAGCTATTTTTAGGTCAGCTTACTACATAGCTAAGAACGACCGACCATATAACGATCATTTCGGTTTATTAGAACTTCAAAAACTAAATGGAGTAGATATCGGTGTAGGCCTTCATTCAAGATACAGTGCTGTAGAAATTATTGATCATATATCAAAAGAGATGAAGTTAAGAATATTGAATAAGGTTAAGGAAGTTTCTGGGAAAATTTCTATCATTATTGATGAATCCACCAGCATAAGTTCAAAGTCAGTACTCATAATTTATTTGAAGTGTGAAATAAGTAAAGAAAAGTCCCCTAACATTTTGTTCTTAGATCTAGTTGAACTTCCTGATCAAAGGGCCGAATCTGTTTTTAACAGTACACTTAAGTGCCTTGAACAATATGGGTTTGACAATGGTTATTTAAAACAGAACTTAGTTTCTTTCACAAGTGACGGGGCTAGTGTTATGTTAGGGAAACACTCAGGAGTGGCAAAGAGGTTTTCAACTTTGTACCCTGATATAATCGTTTGGCACTGTTTAAATCACAGATTGGAATTGGCTATTGGGGACGCAGTCAGCGAAGTGGCCGGAGTGAATCATTTCCAGATATTTATGGACAAACTGTACTCGCTGTACAGCGCCTCTCCAAAAAACAAGCGTGAGTTAAAAGACTGTGCACAAGAACTTGACATTCAGATGAACAAAATCGGAAGAGTGTTGAGCACAAGATGGGTAGCCAGTAGCTTTCGTACCGTTTCGGCTGTGTGGTTTGGCTTTCAAGCTTTGGCAAACCATTTCTCTAAAGCCATAAACGAAAGTGACAGAACATCGACTGAAAAAAGCAAATATAGTGGTTTATTAAATAGGCTAACATCTCAGAGTTTCCTACTAAACTTGGCCTTTATGTTTGACATTCTTGCTGAATTGGCTTTGTTATCAGAGAGCTTAGAGAATAGAAACACTTCTATTGTGTATGCAGACAAACTGATAAACAGATCCGTAAGATATTTAGAGCACTTAAAGGAGAAGCCAGGCACGAAAGTTCTGGAAGCACAAATCGCCATAAAAGAAGGAAATTTTGCATCAGTTGTGTTAAAAACTAATCCAAAAATTGTATCGTTCAATGGACAGCAACTTATTTCTAGTGTTATAAATAACCTAAAGCAAAGAATGTTTGTCACCACATTTGATGGGGAAGCCCAATATGAAGATCTTATAAACTCTTTTAAAGTATTAGAACCTGAGTATTGGCCAACCTGCATTCCACCAAGTTTTGGTCAAACTCAAGTAGAGCAACTGTGCAAGAGATTTAAATTGAACGTCAACAAAGCTGTCTCTGCCTACAGAGACTATTTGGACAACAGCCGACAAGTGCCTGATGGATTGCAAGAACTGTTAAACTGCACTAAAATAATACCTTGCAGCTCAGCTGATTGTGAACGGGGTTTCAGTTGTATGAACAATATGGTTACACCATCAAGAAACGCTTTGACTGTTGCTCATGTATCATCATTGATGTTCATAAAAATCCAAGGTCCACCTCTCCAAGAATGGCAGCCTGAGACGTACGTCACTAAATGGCTGAGGAGCCACCGGTCTGCAGACGATTCCAGGACAAGAGTTGCAGAAAACCCAAAAAAGAACGCAAAGAAGGATGCATTTTGGCACTTACTTTGA